A window of Centroberyx gerrardi isolate f3 chromosome 6, fCenGer3.hap1.cur.20231027, whole genome shotgun sequence genomic DNA:
TGGCACAGGGATCTGGAGAACAAGGTGTGATGAAACGCAATCAATGGGAGTTCGACTTTGTGGACTCATAGGAAGCTTTACAGTTTATTGCGGACAGACCTGAAACAAAAAAGTGGGGGAAGCGACCTGAAAGGCCACACTGGAGAAAGTTCACACTGTGATGTGCTGAAAGgtttttttgtcagtgttgtTAGAGGTAGTGTTTTCTTCTGTGTGGCATGGAGTGGATGAAGCTGTCTTGTAGGATGTCTACTTTAATCTTTAACATCTGAAAAAAAGGATTGTGCATAATAAAACTGAAAGACAATCTGATGGAAAAAAGATCAGTGCGGGAGAGAGATTCCTTTTTATATTCAAATACGCTGGGCTTTAAatcattttatgtgtgtgtgcttatgtatgcgtgtgcctatgtgtgcatttgtacttGCTGTATTCACTCTTGAGTCAAGCTTCTCTGTGATAATGATcaataaaaattacattttataatGCTGGATTTTctggcatgtatgtgtgtgtgctctcaggcacaaataaaaatcataaaaatgaTTTTCACAGTGGAACCAGTGAGCAGATTTTTGCTGGCTCTGCCTAGCAAAGCTCATTCCCGTGAAATCGCCGCGCTTGTGCTTGAGATGTGCACATGCAGGCTGGCGGCACCATTCACTGGAGTTGAAAACTTCATATAGTCCAGCCAATCCAAATAAGCCAATCAAAAATAGATCCATGTCTACCAATCCGAAATTGTTACTACTGTTGTGCTTTATATAGTGAATTGTTACCCTTGAGTTTTAATCGTGTGACTACGGTGTTCAACCTTTCAGTCAAGCATGTTCAAACCATTATCAGAATACAGAAGAATAAGTGAAATACTTCATCAGATGgatatagttttttttattggattaatgataacattattaacaaacactTGTTTTcatacataggcctacatagATTTTCTGAGGGGGGAAAATAGCTTATCAGAGTTCTGAGCTGTCCAAAAAGGAATAGAAGTGCAATAAACAGCATATCAAACAATCAATAGCCCATACaccaatattcaataaaataatcaatattAAAAGAATGGAAAAAGTGTAAAAAGCTGTGACAGCATTTGCAGATGACTCTTGTGTAGTCTGGAGGGCCTCATGCAGTCTTGTGTTTGAAATCTGCCGACACATGTaggacaaaaaaagagacagaattTGCAGTGAGACAGAAGTTCATTTCTGCTGTCACCTGGAAATCTTGTAAACACCAGTTTTTGTCAGTTTTCCTGTTGTGCCTGGACTTAAGGTTTACATGGTCCTCTATATGGCTTTAGAAAATCTAACCCTAGGTCCCAGTAGCGACGTGCATTATGGCAAGAGCTTTGCCCCAGGTCTCAAATCACATTACAATATCAACACAACATGGCAATGACAGTGATCCCAGATTGGGCCTCCGTCAAGAGTTCAGTCAACAACTTACACTGGCAGATGAAAGGCAACTCCACATGGCagcagtcatccagccacttgAGTTCGTTCTCCCTCTGGATGATCTTTCCACAGTGGTAGTTGAGGGGGTTGCGGGGGAAACTGCTGTCCCACTGTTTGAAGTCCACTGGTGGCCCACTGGTCCACACCCAGGGGACGTCCCAGCCAAAGATGGACCGCTCCAGGCCGATCCACGCCCCATCTCGATGTAAATGTTTGCCATCCAGGAGTTGGTCCACAGCAACCTGCACTGTCTGATCGGTGATGTGGACCAGGCTGGATTCATTATTGAGGCAGTGCTCCAGGGCATTAATCCAGCTTTTGGATTCATTGTGGAACCACAGGCCTGCATGGCCTGTGGttccacacaaaacacaagagagagatgtgagattaaaagagcacacacacacacacacacactcacacacacacacacacacacacactgctcatttatgcatcctctctctctctctctctctctctctctctctctctctctctctaaaggcCTATATACTCACCATGGCAGTCAGGAGTGGTTCCACCGTTATGGCAGTCAGGAGTGGTTAGACTCTCATCGTTACCAGGAGTGGTTGGACTCTCATCGTTACCAGGAGTGGTTAGACTCTCATCGTTACCAGGAGTGGTTGGACTCTCATCGTTACCAGGAGTGGTTGAACTCTCATCGTTACCAGGAGTGGTTGAACTCTCATCGTTACCAGGAGTGGTTAGACTCTCATCGTTACCAGGAGTGGTTAGACTCTCATCGTTACCAGGAGTGGTTGAACTCTCATCGTTACCAGGAGTGGTTGAACTCTCATCGTTACCAGGAGTGGTTGCATCTTCCTCGCAGTCAGAGTCCTCATCTGTCAAGGGAGCATTACAGCAtttaataataagaagaatttCACTAATTTCATGATTCTGATGAGATGCTTCAgacaaaaatatttaaaaattcacAATATGGAAAACAATCATTTTGAGCATGGCTGAGGCTTTGGCAGTATCCACACAGAAGCAGAAACATCTGATATTTAACTGCATGTGAAACATattttcaaatcttttttttttatttttaaattttttttatttaatggcTTCCGAAGGATTAAAAACTCAGATTTTTCTGTTGCTCGTAGTTCTAGATTGATCATCTTATTAGGTAGAGCTCACCTCCGTAACACAGGAAGTCTTTCTTGCTGGAGCAGCTATCTGCTTCCCACTTCATTTCAGAGGTTATTTTCACACAATCCCCATCAGCACTATCTAACCAGGATTTGTCCCCGGGAACCGGTTCTCTACTGGTCCACCTCCAGGGACTGTTCTTATTGGCATGCTTCAGGCCAATCCAGTAAACGCCTGCTCTTAGTGCATCAAAGGCCACCTGTTCCTCTTTGTTGGTGATACTTGCTATCATCTGTCCACGATCTTGGCAGTATTCTTCAGcttccttttgtgttttttcagctTGAATCACTTGatatgttttttctgttgtttccaatCTGTTAGTAACTAAGAAAAAGATGTGAGATGAGGTTGTTGCATGTCATTtttgtacaatatgaaaaacaagTTAGATTTGAAAATTGCCCAAGCTACATCCATcatttaatttggttttgtcagcgTTTCTGTTTTATCCTCATTTCATTGTGTccaagttgagtgttttcatatcaaacAAACAACGAAAAACGAGTAAATGTTAAACAATCTAATTACGGCATGCATTGCAGAATGACTGAATATGTGAACTTAGACTGTATTAAATGGGCTTTTACTTTAAATGACACCGGTGTTCTCCTTTGGTCAGAATAACCTATATTGCTTTTTGGAGACAAGTAGGCCTTTCAAGTAGGCCTATAGCATGTTCTTATGTATTAACTGTCATGAGtcactgtgaaataaaaacaataacaaccaaCAGGTAGTCTCTTGCTAAATAGCAGTAAAAGGTAAATGTGAAGGCCTGTACCATTTTGACAGACAAAGTGGAAGGTAGCGGAACATTGCGTCGGACGCCACTTGAGGTCTGCAGAAATGGCACAGTGATAGTCTGAATTAGGATTATAACCATCTGCCCAGTTAGTGTACATGTAGTCCTCTCCATCAGACCACTTCCAGGGTATACTACTGTTTCTTTTGAGCCCGATCCATACATCAGCCTGGAGGTTCAACTTGTTCAAGGTTTTAGACTCTTCCTCGGTGTGTATGATGGCCagattcatgtttttctgttcaCAGTGTCTTTTCGCCTCACTCCAGTTTCCCGGCTGGTTGACAGGGCAGTATTTCTTGGCTGAATTAATTACTGTTTGAAATAAAGTGAGAATTACCGGTAAAGTAAGAAAACAATAATTCATATAAAAGTATTCATTGGCAAAAATGTTGCATAGCCTGCTTATTGCTACCACAGATACTGTAGGTCTACACCACAAACATCTTCAGCAATTCCCAGGTGAAATTTCATTTTGATAAAAGTCATTCTAATTGTTGTAAGAGAAGTAGACTATCTATCTCTGGATCTCTGGTTTTGTTAGACAAATCTCAAATGTAGACACAGCCCAC
This region includes:
- the LOC139931540 gene encoding uncharacterized protein LOC139931540, which gives rise to MWIKANGEAISGYSLRNCNGIARVINSAKKYCPVNQPGNWSEAKRHCEQKNMNLAIIHTEEESKTLNKLNLQADVWIGLKRNSSIPWKWSDGEDYMYTNWADGYNPNSDYHCAISADLKWRPTQCSATFHFVCQNVTNRLETTEKTYQVIQAEKTQKEAEEYCQDRGQMIASITNKEEQVAFDALRAGVYWIGLKHANKNSPWRWTSREPVPGDKSWLDSADGDCVKITSEMKWEADSCSSKKDFLCYGDEDSDCEEDATTPGNDESSTTPGNDESSTTPGNDESLTTPGNDESLTTPGNDESSTTPGNDESSTTPGNDESPTTPGNDESLTTPGNDESPTTPGNDESLTTPDCHNGGTTPDCHGHAGLWFHNESKSWINALEHCLNNESSLVHITDQTVQVAVDQLLDGKHLHRDGAWIGLERSIFGWDVPWVWTSGPPVDFKQWDSSFPRNPLNYHCGKIIQRENELKWLDDCCHVELPFICQYFKHKTA